From Candidatus Pedobacter colombiensis, one genomic window encodes:
- a CDS encoding DUF4974 domain-containing protein: MRNQKEITVLFKRYLVNQCSEEEEQLFWELLCSKEHELFLKDLIEIELKQEVDPEFKRLPQIKAELNKVQKNIIQQISETEIQVTAGKNRLWLKIAAVLILCISVLFFKTHFERSLQSEDIKPGSNKAVLTLADGSKILLDDAVKGKLTNQAGVGITKTDDGQVVYTVNETIKQLDDTNADYTMTLTNTIATPRGGQYRVNLPDGTKVWLNAATTLKFPLSFENLKERKVELQGEAYFEVEKNPGKPFIVQSNHQIIQVFGTHFNVDSYTDEAETKTTLLEGSVKITALNGANGDQIILKPGQQSQISIKSNHINVIRVDPMTEISWKQGLFFFENEPIENIMKKIARWYNVEVIYQDNVAGKTVWGSVTRYADVSKVLSILELTGEIHFKVEGRRIIVRK, encoded by the coding sequence TTGAGAAATCAGAAAGAGATAACAGTCCTATTTAAGCGTTACCTGGTAAATCAATGTTCGGAGGAAGAAGAACAGTTGTTTTGGGAATTACTGTGTTCCAAAGAACATGAATTGTTTTTGAAGGATCTGATTGAGATTGAATTGAAACAGGAGGTCGATCCAGAGTTTAAAAGGTTACCTCAAATTAAAGCCGAATTAAATAAGGTTCAGAAGAATATAATTCAACAAATCAGCGAAACGGAAATTCAGGTCACTGCAGGGAAAAATAGGCTTTGGCTTAAAATAGCTGCAGTACTTATTCTATGTATTAGCGTTCTATTTTTTAAAACACACTTTGAAAGATCACTTCAATCTGAAGATATCAAACCAGGTAGTAACAAGGCCGTTTTGACATTGGCTGATGGATCGAAAATTCTTTTAGATGACGCAGTTAAGGGGAAACTTACCAATCAGGCTGGAGTTGGAATTACTAAAACTGATGATGGACAAGTCGTATATACGGTAAATGAAACCATTAAACAATTGGATGATACCAATGCAGATTATACAATGACATTGACCAACACCATTGCAACGCCGAGAGGTGGACAATATCGGGTAAACTTACCTGACGGCACAAAGGTCTGGCTGAATGCTGCAACTACACTCAAATTTCCTTTAAGTTTCGAAAATTTGAAAGAGCGTAAGGTTGAGCTACAAGGAGAAGCTTACTTTGAAGTTGAGAAAAATCCAGGTAAACCTTTTATTGTACAATCCAATCATCAGATCATTCAGGTTTTTGGAACTCATTTTAATGTTGATTCATATACAGATGAAGCCGAGACTAAAACTACATTACTTGAAGGCTCTGTTAAAATCACTGCTCTAAATGGCGCAAATGGTGATCAAATTATTCTAAAACCAGGACAACAAAGCCAGATTAGTATAAAATCTAATCATATTAATGTAATTCGTGTAGATCCTATGACCGAAATTTCCTGGAAACAGGGTTTGTTCTTTTTTGAAAATGAGCCTATTGAGAATATTATGAAAAAGATTGCACGGTGGTATAATGTCGAGGTGATTTATCAGGATAACGTGGCCGGCAAGACTGTTTGGGGCTCTGTAACACGTTATGCAGACGTATCAAAAGTGCTTTCTATATTAGAGCTTACAGGTGAAATTCACTTTAAAGTAGAAGGAAGGAGGATCATTGTGCGAAAGTAA
- a CDS encoding TonB-dependent receptor: MKLIILIMTTLLIETSASGFAQKITFSQKGTSIKMVFKEITSQTGYQVICDGELIKAARAADVNFTEASLQEVFDTFFPKKSVKWIIEDKTLILRKAIVNEPVIFDKTIEVNRLKSLSKEIRGTVRDTVGPLPGINVSVKNKPGIGTTTDLNGKYILDVPDENVVLVFTMVGYATQEIPVRGKNIINVTLKAADNQLDETVIVAFGKQKKESVIGSITTINPGELKVPSSNLTTALAGRIAGIIAYQRSGEPGADNADFFIRGATTFGYKKDPLILIDGMEYTTTDLARLQPDDIQEFSILKDATATALYGARGANGVILVTTKQGKAGSPKIDVRVENSISSPTRNIELADPITYMKLHNESVLTRDPLGAIIYPQSKIDNTISGINPTVFPVVNWQDQLFKKQTINQRMNASLGGGGQVSTYYVSATYNQDNGVLKVDPRNNFNTNIDLKSFNLRSNININVSKSTKLGIRLNGNFDDYQGPLNSGEDIYMKVMRTPQTRFLPYYTPTESTAYINHTMFGNVPEGGALNPYADMVKGYKEYSRSLMVAQLELNQDFSFVTEGLSLNAMMNTNRRSYFDVKREYTPFWYAVTNYDKVANTYNLTGLNQGAPEEGGGTDWLSYVPGVKTVSSTFHLQSALNYSRTFGKRHSVSGMAILQMHSESNGDATSLQGSLPSRNLGLSGRATYSYDNRYFFEFNFGYNGSERFSLEQRFGFFPSAGVAWAISNEKFFEPYKSIVNKLRVRGNIGLAGNDAIGSASERFFYLSEVKMNETGYGATFGTDGGYKRNGFSIVRYENPDVTWETTQNSTFGLELGLWNKLDITTEYFIDHRYNILMTRASIPMTMGLQATPKANVGEVRSRSFEMQVTYDEHLGKDWTIQARGNFTYSKNKFENYEEPNYAQPWLFKKGHSTSQQWGYIAERLFVDDEEVRNSPSQKFNNFITRGGDIKFRDINGDGEITPLDMVAIGYPKTPEIIYGFGFMLGYKHFDINFFAQGSARSSFWIDVNATAPFVGDNQLLKGYADDHWSEENRNLYALWPRLTSTVNGNNNETSTWFMRNGSFLRLKQVELGYTFPKKLTKRLRIENLRLYSTATNLLTFSKFKMWDVEMAGKGLGYPIQRVINFGVKIGF, from the coding sequence ATGAAGCTGATCATTCTCATTATGACCACTTTACTAATAGAGACCAGTGCCTCAGGATTTGCTCAAAAAATCACTTTTTCACAAAAAGGCACATCCATAAAAATGGTGTTTAAAGAAATAACCAGCCAAACAGGCTATCAGGTTATATGCGACGGAGAACTTATTAAAGCCGCAAGAGCTGCTGATGTAAACTTTACCGAGGCTAGCTTGCAGGAAGTATTTGATACATTCTTTCCAAAAAAATCTGTTAAATGGATCATAGAAGATAAAACCCTTATTCTCCGAAAGGCGATAGTAAATGAACCGGTAATCTTTGATAAAACAATTGAAGTTAATAGGTTAAAATCCCTCTCTAAAGAGATAAGAGGTACGGTACGTGATACTGTAGGACCTTTACCTGGTATTAATGTGTCTGTTAAAAATAAACCAGGTATAGGAACCACAACAGATTTAAATGGTAAATATATTCTAGATGTACCCGATGAAAACGTTGTGTTGGTTTTTACAATGGTTGGTTATGCCACTCAGGAAATCCCAGTTCGGGGGAAGAACATTATAAATGTAACTCTTAAAGCGGCCGATAATCAACTTGATGAAACTGTAATCGTAGCTTTTGGTAAACAGAAAAAAGAATCAGTAATTGGTTCAATTACTACAATAAACCCAGGTGAATTAAAAGTACCTTCCAGTAATTTAACTACGGCTTTAGCCGGCCGGATAGCAGGAATTATTGCCTACCAGCGAAGTGGTGAACCAGGAGCAGATAATGCCGATTTCTTTATTCGAGGTGCAACTACTTTCGGATATAAAAAAGATCCTTTGATTTTAATTGATGGAATGGAATATACCACTACAGACCTTGCGCGTTTACAACCGGATGATATACAGGAATTTTCTATATTAAAGGATGCAACAGCTACAGCATTGTATGGGGCACGTGGCGCAAATGGTGTTATACTAGTGACTACAAAACAAGGGAAAGCAGGCTCTCCTAAAATAGATGTTCGTGTTGAAAATTCTATATCATCTCCAACAAGGAATATAGAGTTGGCAGATCCTATTACTTATATGAAATTACACAATGAATCTGTGTTAACAAGGGATCCCTTGGGCGCCATCATTTATCCGCAAAGTAAAATTGATAACACCATATCTGGTATCAACCCTACAGTCTTTCCTGTAGTTAATTGGCAAGATCAGTTGTTCAAAAAACAAACCATCAATCAAAGGATGAATGCAAGTTTAGGTGGAGGCGGACAGGTTTCAACATACTACGTATCAGCCACCTACAACCAGGACAATGGTGTACTTAAAGTAGATCCACGGAATAACTTTAATACCAATATTGATCTCAAGTCTTTCAACCTGCGTTCTAATATAAATATTAATGTGTCTAAGTCAACCAAGCTTGGTATCAGATTAAATGGAAATTTTGACGATTACCAAGGTCCGCTAAACAGTGGAGAAGATATTTACATGAAGGTAATGCGCACTCCTCAAACGCGCTTTTTACCTTATTATACACCAACTGAAAGTACTGCTTATATCAATCATACCATGTTTGGAAATGTTCCAGAAGGCGGCGCATTAAATCCTTATGCAGATATGGTAAAGGGGTATAAAGAATATTCAAGATCATTAATGGTTGCACAATTAGAGCTTAATCAGGATTTTTCTTTTGTCACAGAGGGACTATCACTAAATGCGATGATGAATACCAACCGTCGCTCTTATTTCGATGTGAAACGAGAATATACCCCATTTTGGTATGCTGTGACAAATTATGATAAAGTCGCAAATACATATAATTTAACAGGGTTAAATCAAGGTGCGCCGGAAGAAGGTGGAGGCACAGACTGGTTAAGTTATGTTCCCGGTGTTAAAACTGTTTCGTCTACATTTCATTTGCAATCAGCATTAAACTACAGCCGTACCTTTGGAAAAAGGCATAGCGTTTCCGGTATGGCAATACTTCAGATGCATTCAGAATCAAATGGTGATGCCACTAGTTTACAAGGATCCCTACCCTCACGTAATTTGGGTCTATCTGGTAGGGCTACTTATAGTTATGACAATCGTTATTTCTTTGAATTCAATTTTGGTTATAATGGTTCTGAGCGTTTCTCGTTGGAACAACGGTTTGGCTTTTTCCCGTCAGCTGGTGTCGCATGGGCAATATCTAACGAAAAATTCTTTGAACCATACAAATCTATAGTTAATAAATTAAGGGTCAGAGGAAATATTGGGTTAGCAGGTAATGATGCAATTGGAAGTGCATCAGAAAGATTTTTCTACCTTTCAGAAGTAAAAATGAACGAGACCGGTTATGGCGCTACTTTTGGTACTGATGGAGGCTATAAAAGAAATGGATTTAGTATTGTAAGGTATGAGAATCCAGATGTTACCTGGGAAACTACTCAAAATTCTACTTTCGGACTTGAGTTAGGTTTGTGGAATAAGTTAGATATTACTACTGAATATTTTATAGATCATCGATACAATATTTTAATGACCAGGGCTTCTATCCCGATGACAATGGGTTTGCAAGCCACACCTAAGGCTAATGTTGGTGAAGTAAGATCCAGATCATTTGAAATGCAAGTAACTTATGATGAGCATTTAGGTAAAGATTGGACTATACAGGCTCGGGGAAATTTCACGTATTCTAAAAACAAATTTGAGAATTATGAGGAACCAAATTATGCTCAACCTTGGCTGTTTAAGAAAGGACACTCTACGAGTCAACAATGGGGATATATTGCAGAACGTTTATTTGTAGATGATGAGGAGGTACGTAATTCTCCAAGTCAAAAATTCAATAATTTCATTACCAGAGGTGGTGATATTAAGTTTCGCGATATTAATGGTGATGGCGAAATTACGCCGCTTGACATGGTAGCTATAGGATATCCTAAAACGCCTGAAATTATTTACGGCTTTGGATTCATGCTTGGTTATAAACATTTCGATATTAATTTTTTTGCTCAAGGCTCAGCTAGATCTTCTTTTTGGATAGATGTTAATGCAACCGCTCCTTTTGTGGGAGATAATCAATTGTTAAAAGGTTATGCAGATGACCATTGGTCTGAAGAAAATAGAAACCTTTATGCCCTATGGCCACGTTTAACCTCAACCGTCAATGGCAACAATAATGAAACCAGTACCTGGTTTATGCGTAATGGTTCATTCCTACGCTTAAAGCAAGTTGAGCTTGGGTATACCTTTCCTAAGAAGTTAACAAAGAGATTAAGAATTGAAAATCTAAGGTTATACTCCACTGCAACAAACCTTTTGACGTTTAGTAAATTCAAAATGTGGGATGTGGAAATGGCAGGTAAAGGATTGGGTTATCCAATACAACGAGTAATTAATTTTGGTGTAAAGATTGGATTTTAA
- a CDS encoding RagB/SusD family nutrient uptake outer membrane protein, protein MKKIKIGFIITLTSLLCSCQKYLDVVPDNVPTLDYAFHLRASAERYLFTCYSYMPSNGDINKNPGFNGADEVWYMSPIKGVNGDVWSIAQGLQSSSSPLANYWSGEKQGNKLFQAIRDCNIFLENIDKVADIEAYEKDRWVAEVTFLKAYYHFYLFRMYGPIPIVKQNLPLGSSPAEVQVYRQPVNEVVNYIVELLDEVDRNESLPDRLSGTENIELGRITRVIVKALKAKVLVTAASPLFNGGNSFFNLQDNKGLQLFNLSPDPQKWVKALNACKEAIDFSEKLGYKLYEFPPSFAYKVNDTIQTQMNIRAALSDKEANTEVIWPNTNSTTGTLQRSSIPKLLPGDPGSTGLRPMGTVAPTLKMAEMFYTNKGLPIEYDKAWQNLDRFALRTAVAKDRFYVKKGQETVQLHFDREPRFYADMGFDRGIWYGNAANNYDVALEDNGQGSLIYVQGRAGEVAAKQENQNYSITGYTVKKWVHIGTTQTPQMPSSNIKSYPWPELRLADLYLLYAEALNEVNGYNGGATTLWVNKIRARAGIPSVEVSWNQYSTLPGYYTDKNNLRSIIHKERAIELAFEGSRFWDLRRWLEAHQSGALNGPVKGWDITQKESIAYYREVLLFNQRYSMREYLWPLKISEMQINHNLVQNPGW, encoded by the coding sequence ATGAAAAAAATTAAGATAGGATTTATAATCACATTGACGAGTTTATTATGCTCATGCCAGAAGTATCTGGATGTGGTTCCTGATAATGTACCGACTTTAGATTATGCATTTCATTTGCGCGCTTCTGCAGAGCGTTATTTATTTACATGTTATTCTTACATGCCAAGTAATGGTGATATTAATAAAAATCCAGGCTTTAATGGAGCAGATGAGGTGTGGTATATGTCACCAATAAAAGGAGTGAATGGTGATGTTTGGAGTATAGCACAGGGGTTGCAAAGTTCTTCAAGTCCTTTGGCTAATTACTGGAGTGGAGAAAAGCAAGGAAATAAATTATTCCAGGCTATTCGGGATTGCAATATTTTTCTGGAAAACATTGACAAGGTTGCCGATATTGAGGCCTATGAAAAAGACAGATGGGTTGCCGAAGTTACTTTTTTAAAGGCTTACTATCATTTCTATTTATTTAGGATGTATGGACCTATTCCTATTGTAAAACAAAATTTACCACTTGGGAGTAGCCCTGCAGAAGTACAAGTGTATAGGCAGCCTGTAAATGAAGTTGTAAATTACATTGTGGAGTTATTGGATGAGGTCGATAGAAATGAGAGCTTGCCTGACAGACTCTCAGGAACAGAAAACATAGAGCTGGGACGTATTACAAGGGTAATTGTAAAGGCCCTAAAAGCCAAAGTGCTGGTTACAGCAGCAAGCCCATTATTTAATGGTGGAAATTCATTCTTTAATTTACAGGATAACAAAGGGTTACAATTATTTAATCTTAGTCCTGATCCCCAGAAATGGGTAAAAGCACTTAATGCCTGCAAAGAAGCAATTGATTTTAGTGAAAAACTAGGGTATAAATTATATGAATTCCCCCCTTCTTTTGCTTACAAGGTAAACGACACTATTCAAACACAAATGAATATCCGTGCGGCTTTAAGTGATAAGGAAGCTAATACGGAAGTAATATGGCCTAATACAAATAGTACAACAGGAACTCTTCAGCGCTCTTCCATTCCCAAACTTCTTCCTGGTGATCCTGGAAGTACAGGCCTGCGACCAATGGGGACAGTTGCTCCAACTTTAAAAATGGCGGAGATGTTTTATACAAATAAAGGATTACCTATAGAATATGATAAGGCCTGGCAAAATTTGGACCGTTTTGCGCTTAGAACCGCTGTTGCTAAAGATAGATTTTATGTTAAAAAAGGACAGGAAACTGTTCAACTTCATTTTGACAGAGAGCCACGTTTTTATGCAGATATGGGTTTTGATAGAGGCATTTGGTATGGTAATGCCGCGAATAATTATGATGTTGCACTGGAGGATAACGGACAAGGGTCTCTAATCTATGTTCAAGGTAGAGCTGGTGAAGTCGCCGCAAAGCAGGAAAACCAAAATTATTCCATAACAGGATACACGGTAAAAAAATGGGTTCACATTGGTACTACTCAAACACCACAAATGCCTTCCAGTAATATAAAATCATATCCATGGCCTGAATTAAGGCTAGCTGACCTATACTTATTATATGCCGAAGCATTAAATGAAGTAAATGGATATAACGGTGGTGCAACTACTTTATGGGTTAATAAAATTAGAGCAAGAGCAGGGATTCCCTCGGTGGAAGTTTCATGGAATCAGTATTCCACACTTCCAGGGTATTACACCGATAAGAATAATTTAAGATCAATTATTCACAAAGAACGTGCAATAGAACTTGCATTCGAAGGTAGTAGATTCTGGGATCTTAGAAGATGGTTGGAAGCACACCAGAGCGGAGCGTTAAATGGTCCTGTAAAAGGATGGGATATTACTCAGAAAGAATCAATAGCCTATTATAGAGAAGTATTGCTATTTAATCAGCGCTACAGCATGCGTGAGTACCTGTGGCCTTTAAAGATCTCTGAAATGCAAATAAACCATAATCTGGTTCAAAATCCAGGTTGGTAA
- a CDS encoding DUF5000 domain-containing lipoprotein, whose amino-acid sequence MKRYQILFPLFIFIIMLIAACKEDKLSPINDDGHAPKAIANIEVENIAGGAKIKYSPPDDNNLLYVKAVYNLKGVKMEAKASYYKNFIVIEGFGDTNEREISLYAVSRSEKLSEAVNVKIKPLPAPVYNVFNSLKIQETFGGILISFENLSALNGGVNTNVVIGALLWDTKLNEWKSIDIHYSGLVNETYSIRGLASNPYKFGFYLKDRWDNHTDTLKVELTPIYEVALDKAKWADLKPKNYPIPQIGVLPASGNPMVLAVDYSSSYKVTNLWDNKPTTLYHTKQAVEQPVWIPIDLGVTAKLSRYKIWQRGTSTYAFNHGNPHEWEIYGTNTPSIPDSWVLLEHRIMEKPSGLPVGTNSNDDIAIAEAGQEYDFPLGIPAVRYIAWKHIDCWAAIEGQSGFLHLGELSLWGQLK is encoded by the coding sequence ATGAAAAGGTATCAAATTTTATTCCCACTTTTTATCTTCATAATTATGCTAATTGCAGCATGTAAAGAAGATAAACTCTCTCCAATTAATGATGATGGACATGCGCCCAAAGCAATTGCGAATATTGAAGTTGAAAATATTGCAGGTGGTGCTAAAATAAAATATAGTCCACCAGATGATAATAATTTGCTATACGTAAAAGCTGTATATAACCTTAAAGGCGTAAAAATGGAAGCTAAAGCCTCTTATTATAAGAACTTCATTGTAATAGAAGGTTTTGGAGATACAAATGAACGTGAAATTTCACTATATGCAGTAAGTCGTTCAGAAAAATTATCTGAGGCGGTTAATGTTAAGATCAAACCATTACCAGCACCTGTATATAACGTATTTAATAGTTTAAAAATACAAGAAACTTTTGGTGGAATACTGATCAGTTTTGAGAATTTATCTGCACTTAATGGGGGTGTAAATACTAATGTTGTAATTGGAGCTCTATTATGGGACACTAAATTAAACGAATGGAAATCAATTGATATTCATTACAGTGGGTTGGTCAATGAAACGTATTCCATACGTGGCCTCGCTTCAAATCCATATAAGTTTGGCTTTTATTTAAAAGATAGATGGGATAACCATACTGATACACTGAAAGTGGAATTAACCCCGATTTATGAAGTTGCATTAGATAAGGCAAAGTGGGCAGATTTAAAACCTAAGAATTATCCAATACCACAAATTGGGGTGCTTCCAGCTTCCGGTAATCCAATGGTACTTGCCGTAGATTATTCATCGAGTTATAAAGTAACGAACTTATGGGACAATAAGCCCACTACTCTATATCACACTAAGCAAGCCGTAGAACAACCTGTATGGATACCAATTGACCTTGGGGTAACTGCAAAATTAAGCAGGTATAAAATTTGGCAAAGAGGAACTTCTACCTATGCATTTAATCACGGAAATCCGCATGAATGGGAGATTTATGGAACGAATACTCCTTCCATTCCTGATAGTTGGGTATTGCTGGAGCATCGTATCATGGAGAAGCCTTCAGGTTTGCCTGTTGGAACCAATTCTAATGATGATATCGCTATAGCTGAAGCAGGACAGGAATATGACTTCCCGCTTGGAATACCAGCTGTGAGATACATTGCCTGGAAACACATTGATTGTTGGGCTGCCATAGAGGGACAGTCAGGATTCCTTCACTTAGGTGAGTTATCTCTATGGGGACAACTCAAATAA
- a CDS encoding DUF4998 domain-containing protein has product MNMKRYFKYSILIAIVGSIFTSCEKMEDTYGEFVKGGEIIYSGKPDSLRALSGNKRIKLTWQLTSDPKIVKAKIFWNNRANNIEMPINKSTGVDYLSLIVPDLNEGIYTFEVFTYDKQGNASIRTEVIGESFGQIYQDNINNRALNTATWLNIPANANASPPVVAFKGVEIQWFGVSTQAVVMEIKYVNESNEKLTVIEVPVKNGDKPAQFRPATRLPGYKKGTEFTYRTGYKPNIAAIDTFYTAYSKVLVP; this is encoded by the coding sequence ATGAATATGAAGCGATATTTCAAATATTCCATTCTTATAGCCATTGTTGGAAGTATTTTTACCTCTTGTGAAAAAATGGAGGATACATATGGTGAGTTTGTCAAAGGAGGGGAAATTATTTACTCAGGGAAGCCAGATTCTTTAAGAGCTTTATCTGGTAATAAAAGAATTAAGTTAACTTGGCAGCTAACATCTGACCCTAAAATTGTCAAAGCAAAAATATTTTGGAATAACCGGGCTAATAATATAGAGATGCCTATCAACAAATCAACAGGCGTTGATTATCTATCTCTTATCGTTCCTGATTTGAATGAAGGGATTTATACATTTGAGGTTTTCACTTATGATAAGCAAGGCAATGCTTCAATTAGGACAGAGGTTATCGGAGAGTCTTTTGGTCAAATTTATCAGGACAATATCAATAACAGAGCACTGAACACTGCCACATGGCTAAATATTCCGGCCAATGCTAACGCCAGTCCACCTGTTGTCGCATTTAAAGGCGTAGAAATACAATGGTTTGGTGTGAGTACACAAGCTGTAGTTATGGAAATCAAATATGTTAATGAATCAAATGAGAAGCTGACTGTAATAGAGGTTCCGGTTAAAAATGGTGATAAACCTGCGCAATTTAGACCCGCTACCAGATTGCCGGGATACAAAAAAGGAACAGAGTTTACTTATAGAACTGGTTATAAACCTAACATAGCAGCAATAGATACATTTTATACAGCATATTCTAAAGTTTTGGTACCATAA
- a CDS encoding sigma-70 family RNA polymerase sigma factor, with protein MNRERCENFIVTDLLIKLINNDHYAFHRLYELYSPQLYSNLLKIVKDVDTAQDLLQLTFVKVWEKRHLINVEKAFFAYLIQISRNLAYDHFRKIALDKRLETYVLSVTDETYSHIEEEFIYKESNQLFLEAVAKLSPMRKQVFTLCKMEGKSYHEVSDLLNISPSTISDHLLKSNKFIRSQMSISEALVSIFLIFIF; from the coding sequence ATGAATAGAGAACGCTGCGAGAATTTTATTGTCACTGATTTGTTGATTAAGCTAATTAATAATGATCATTATGCTTTTCATAGACTTTATGAGCTGTATAGTCCCCAGTTATATAGTAATCTTTTAAAAATCGTTAAAGATGTTGATACTGCTCAAGATTTATTGCAGCTTACTTTTGTAAAGGTTTGGGAGAAACGTCATTTAATTAATGTTGAAAAAGCTTTTTTTGCATACCTCATTCAAATTTCCCGAAACCTAGCTTATGATCATTTTAGAAAAATAGCCCTAGATAAAAGGCTTGAAACCTATGTTTTGTCAGTTACTGATGAAACGTATAGCCATATTGAAGAAGAGTTCATTTATAAAGAAAGTAATCAGCTTTTTTTGGAGGCTGTTGCCAAGCTCTCCCCTATGCGTAAGCAAGTATTTACCTTATGTAAAATGGAAGGCAAAAGTTATCATGAAGTAAGTGATTTACTTAATATTTCGCCTTCGACTATTAGTGATCATTTGCTAAAATCTAATAAGTTTATTAGGTCGCAGATGTCAATTTCGGAGGCTTTGGTATCTATTTTTCTAATATTTATTTTTTAA
- a CDS encoding DUF4998 domain-containing protein, translating into MRIAKNKLLFACILPLSFILACSKKVDYSDYLKQSEKIYPGRVEAITVMSGYKKAQVNSLLSSDPRVVKMRLFWNNRRDSIEVVVNEQDYSKVKSVNIPVIEEGMYTFEVITLDAMNHRSVSSQKNGQIYGEFYVGGLVNRVFKNKSIVNGSPALVWFSETDKDSPISGVRVTYPKAGGDSLTVFTPRLEDVTVMVNAAPTGTAKIRTAYLPENALETFYSAPVYIAY; encoded by the coding sequence ATGAGGATAGCTAAAAATAAATTACTATTTGCCTGCATCTTACCACTCTCGTTTATTCTGGCTTGTAGTAAAAAGGTAGATTATAGTGACTATCTGAAACAGTCGGAAAAAATTTATCCAGGACGTGTAGAGGCTATTACTGTGATGTCAGGTTATAAAAAAGCGCAAGTGAATAGCTTGCTCAGTTCAGATCCACGTGTGGTTAAAATGCGCCTTTTTTGGAACAATAGACGTGATTCAATAGAGGTTGTGGTAAATGAGCAAGATTATTCAAAAGTAAAGTCTGTTAATATACCAGTAATTGAGGAGGGAATGTACACATTCGAAGTGATTACACTGGATGCTATGAACCATCGTTCTGTAAGCTCACAGAAAAATGGACAGATTTATGGCGAATTTTATGTTGGTGGCCTCGTAAATAGAGTCTTTAAAAATAAAAGTATTGTAAATGGAAGTCCGGCACTGGTCTGGTTTAGTGAAACGGATAAGGATTCACCAATTTCGGGGGTACGTGTAACCTATCCTAAGGCAGGTGGTGATTCCCTCACTGTATTTACACCCAGGTTGGAGGATGTCACAGTTATGGTTAATGCTGCGCCGACTGGAACTGCTAAGATAAGAACGGCTTATTTACCAGAGAATGCCCTGGAAACTTTTTATTCAGCTCCGGTTTATATTGCTTATTAA